In a genomic window of Lepisosteus oculatus isolate fLepOcu1 chromosome 3, fLepOcu1.hap2, whole genome shotgun sequence:
- the LOC102685645 gene encoding gremlin-1-like, protein MGMALRTPLLLILSTIFLCTHQSEARTEMIGPGRVSGGGSSLSLKKTQQPMRSQNKEQLPQLQQQKQIVATSLAELGPGGGDKDDAQPIKLQNRQPQHRGRTSLAEQSVGGGDTDDFLDAKALRLLKMQQQQQQIPTASPAGLVLEGRDKDEILDADKVVALFVTERRFVRRDWCESRPLVHTVRVQGCLSRAVIVRFCYGQCNSFYIPGVGGDGGGAFRSCSYCQPRQLGTLAVTLTCPTLRPPTRLQRLTVVRECRCTSIELD, encoded by the exons ATGG GAATGGCCCTCCGGACTCCTTTGCTGCTGATACTGAGCACCATATTCCTTTGCACCCACCAGTCAGAGGCAAGGACTGAAATGATTGGTCCAGGCAGGGTCTCGGGGGGAGGATCCAGCCTATCACTGAAGAAAACCCAGCAGCCAATGAGGTCGCAGAACAAGGAGCAGCTCCCCCAACTGCAGCAGCAGAAGCAGATTGTGGCAACATCATTGGCCGAGCTTGGTCCGGGAGGTGGGGACAAAGATGATGCACAGCCAATTAAATTGCAGAACAGACAACCGCAGCACCGTGGGAGAACGTCATTGGCTGAACAGAGTGTAGGAGGCGGAGACACAGATGATTTTTTGGATGCAAAGGCACTGCGATTGCTCAAAATgcaacagcagcaacagcagatTCCGACAGCCTCGCCCGCTGGGCTCGTGCTGGAAGGCCGGGACAAAGATGAGATTCTGGACGCAGATAAGGTGGTCGCCCTCTTCGTCACGGAGCGGCGGTTCGTGCGCCGGGACTGGTGCGAGAGCCGGCCCCTGGTGCACACGGTGCGCGTGCAGGGCTGCCTGAGCCGCGCGGTCATCGTGCGGTTCTGCTACGGCCAGTGCAACTCCTTCTACATCCCCGGCGTGGGGGGCGACGGGGGCGGCGCCTTCCGCTCCTGTTCCTACTGCCAGCCCCGCCAGCTGGGCACCCTCGCGGTCACGCTGACCTGCCCCACACTGCGTCCCCCGACCCGGCTGCAGCGCCTCACGGTGGTCAGGGAGTGCCGCTGCACCTCCATCGAGCTCGACTGA